The following coding sequences are from one Hymenobacter sp. DG25A window:
- a CDS encoding DUF2911 domain-containing protein, producing the protein MAPDAQAQQASKPAVQLPLPQVSPHALVQQTIGLTDITVDYHAPGVKGRTVWGQLVPYNQIWRAGANENTVVKFSAPVRINGQAVPTGSYSLYVLPVSDQDWQFVLNRVTTHWGAEGYDEKDDLVRIPIVPEASPFRETLLYWFSDAKNGTARLNLSWEKLTGSVYITTDVHAQALAGIEQTLAKQPHNWQLLAQAAEYLIQNNIQAELALRYINESIRLNDTYLNNWLKARLLASKDDYSTAIVYARKALKLGDKDDNTFKSQQPTMRIALTEWQAKAY; encoded by the coding sequence GTGGCTCCCGACGCGCAAGCGCAGCAGGCCAGCAAGCCCGCCGTGCAGCTGCCCCTGCCCCAGGTCAGCCCCCACGCTCTGGTACAACAAACCATTGGCCTGACGGATATTACCGTTGACTATCATGCCCCCGGGGTGAAAGGCCGCACCGTGTGGGGGCAGTTGGTGCCCTACAATCAGATATGGCGGGCGGGAGCCAATGAAAATACGGTGGTTAAGTTTTCGGCGCCGGTGCGCATCAATGGGCAAGCGGTACCTACCGGGAGCTATTCCCTGTATGTATTGCCCGTTTCTGACCAGGACTGGCAGTTTGTGCTGAACCGGGTAACCACGCACTGGGGCGCTGAGGGCTACGACGAGAAAGATGACCTGGTCCGCATCCCCATTGTGCCGGAGGCCTCGCCCTTCCGCGAAACGCTGCTTTACTGGTTTTCCGATGCGAAAAACGGCACGGCCCGCCTGAACCTGAGCTGGGAAAAGCTAACCGGCTCAGTCTACATCACCACCGACGTGCACGCCCAGGCGCTGGCGGGCATTGAGCAAACGCTGGCCAAACAGCCGCACAACTGGCAGCTACTTGCCCAGGCCGCCGAGTATCTGATTCAGAATAACATTCAGGCCGAGCTGGCGCTGCGCTACATCAACGAGTCCATCCGCCTCAACGACACTTACCTCAACAACTGGCTGAAAGCCCGCTTGCTGGCTTCCAAGGATGATTACAGCACGGCCATTGTATACGCACGCAAAGCCCTCAAGCTCGGCGACAAAGACGACAACACCTTCAAGTCGCAGCAGCCCACCATGCGCATTGCCCTCACGGAGTGGCAGGCCAAGGCATATTAG
- a CDS encoding Crp/Fnr family transcriptional regulator yields the protein MEAFLSICEAIQPLSAPLRTALGQQVKREDVGAREYLLQPGQTANRLYFLEQGLVRGFHLKDGKEVTAWFMQEGDFVISIHSFFARQPSHEYLQALSECRLWSLSYEHLQRLYREFPEFNFIGRTLTEKYYVLSEQRALHLRMYSATERYEKLLADFPGIFQQVPLKLLASHLGLTPETLSRLRARRST from the coding sequence ATGGAAGCTTTTCTTTCTATATGTGAGGCCATACAACCCCTATCAGCCCCCTTACGGACAGCGCTGGGGCAGCAGGTAAAGCGGGAAGATGTAGGTGCCCGCGAGTATCTGTTGCAGCCGGGGCAAACGGCCAACCGCCTCTATTTTCTGGAGCAAGGCCTGGTACGGGGCTTTCATTTAAAAGATGGCAAAGAGGTTACCGCCTGGTTTATGCAGGAAGGCGACTTCGTGATTTCCATCCACAGCTTTTTTGCGCGGCAGCCCTCGCACGAGTACTTGCAGGCACTATCGGAATGCAGGCTCTGGTCTTTAAGCTATGAGCACTTGCAGCGGCTTTACCGGGAGTTTCCGGAGTTTAATTTTATCGGCCGCACGCTCACGGAGAAGTATTATGTACTCAGTGAGCAGCGGGCCCTGCATCTACGCATGTATTCCGCCACCGAGCGGTATGAAAAGCTACTGGCTGATTTCCCCGGCATATTTCAGCAGGTGCCGCTCAAGCTGCTGGCTTCCCATTTGGGCCTCACTCCGGAAACCCTCAGCCGCCTGCGGGCCCGCCGCAGTACCTAA
- a CDS encoding carboxypeptidase-like regulatory domain-containing protein produces MLLIGWNTPAAVAQQAGPTQISGTVRDAAGQPLELVVVGIEGLPGASTTNEQGHFQLKVTAPSESRTLMLVARRLGYQTLRQPLNLAYTQELTLTLKTDSRSLRNVTVRGRSDNADPREQVSITPLDPRTAKELPSAFGDFNKILTTLPGVVANNELTSTYSVRGGNYEENLVYVNGFEVYRPFLVTSAQQEGLSFVNPDLVDKVDFSSGGWQPKYGDKLSSVLNVVYKVPQRFAASASASLTGATAHVEAVSPNKRVSYLAGVRYKNPTYVFNSLRSAQGNYNPTFYDAQLYVTATLGRDTTDLDRTTIGLLTTVAHNDFVFAPESGESTFSTGTAQFQRLSITYGGHERMQYDTYQTGLNLRHRFTRELQAEVLAGVLLSRELEYRDVEASYSLADIDRDPNSPDFNKEVRQRNLGSRFDHSRNTLQARIGSLETRGSWTPGTRHTILAGVKAGREKINDELSEYSFVDSADFVPDYRRTRLQADLGLTSFRYQGYAQHTITLDSLRTLTYGLRTNYWTVNNQLTISPRVQYSMITRRNPNLSFKFGTGVYYQPPFYRELRDQQSQRDANGVLVYTGVLNPELRAQRSLHFIAGSDLKFEQWGRPFRFSGEVYYKYLTDVVPYDVDNVRLRYFARNNATAYAAGIDARVSGEFVKGAESWFSLGILTTKENLEGDSITRYDADGKILGRDAKGYIRRPSDQRVNLGIFFQDHLPNNPSVKGYVNLVFGSGLPFSPPGLPELRGTTKLTRAYQRVDLGFSKAITMHVGEGTRRVGQLESLWLGLEVLNIIDANNVGGYNYIQDLNGRTYSVPNYLSRRVINVRVIARF; encoded by the coding sequence ATGCTGCTGATTGGGTGGAATACGCCCGCCGCGGTAGCGCAGCAAGCCGGTCCTACGCAGATTTCCGGCACCGTGCGTGATGCCGCGGGGCAGCCCCTGGAGCTGGTGGTGGTAGGCATTGAAGGCCTGCCCGGTGCCAGTACCACCAACGAGCAGGGGCACTTTCAGCTGAAAGTTACGGCTCCCTCCGAAAGCCGGACCCTGATGCTGGTGGCGCGCCGGCTGGGCTACCAGACCCTGCGCCAGCCTCTGAACCTGGCCTACACCCAGGAACTAACCCTGACCCTGAAAACCGATTCCCGCTCCCTTCGCAACGTAACCGTGCGGGGCCGCTCGGATAATGCCGACCCCCGGGAGCAGGTCAGTATTACCCCGCTGGATCCCCGCACGGCCAAAGAGCTGCCTTCCGCCTTCGGCGACTTCAACAAAATCCTGACGACGCTGCCGGGCGTGGTGGCCAATAATGAGCTGACCAGTACCTACTCGGTGCGCGGCGGCAACTACGAGGAAAACCTGGTGTATGTGAATGGCTTTGAGGTATACCGGCCGTTTCTGGTTACCTCGGCCCAGCAGGAAGGCCTCAGCTTCGTTAACCCCGACCTGGTAGATAAGGTGGACTTCTCCAGTGGCGGCTGGCAGCCGAAATATGGTGATAAGCTTTCCTCAGTACTGAATGTGGTGTACAAAGTGCCCCAGCGCTTTGCCGCTTCCGCATCGGCCAGCCTCACAGGTGCCACGGCGCACGTAGAGGCCGTTTCGCCCAATAAGCGCGTCAGCTACCTGGCTGGGGTGCGCTACAAGAACCCGACGTACGTTTTTAACTCGTTGCGCAGTGCCCAGGGAAATTACAACCCCACGTTTTATGATGCGCAGCTGTACGTAACGGCCACGCTGGGCCGCGATACCACCGACCTGGACCGCACTACCATTGGGCTGCTCACCACCGTGGCCCACAACGATTTTGTGTTTGCTCCGGAGAGTGGCGAGTCAACCTTCAGCACCGGTACGGCGCAGTTTCAGCGCCTTTCTATTACCTACGGTGGCCACGAGCGGATGCAGTACGATACCTACCAGACGGGCCTGAACCTGCGCCACCGCTTCACGCGGGAATTGCAGGCCGAAGTGCTGGCGGGTGTATTGCTTTCCCGGGAGCTGGAGTACCGCGACGTTGAAGCCAGCTATTCGCTAGCGGATATTGACCGGGACCCCAACTCCCCGGATTTTAACAAGGAAGTGCGTCAGCGCAACCTGGGTTCCCGCTTCGATCATTCCCGCAATACGCTGCAGGCCCGCATCGGCAGCCTGGAAACCCGTGGCAGCTGGACGCCCGGCACGCGCCATACCATCCTGGCGGGCGTAAAGGCAGGCCGCGAAAAGATAAACGATGAGCTGAGCGAATACAGCTTTGTAGACTCCGCCGACTTTGTGCCCGACTACCGCCGCACCCGGCTGCAGGCTGATCTGGGCCTGACCAGTTTCCGTTACCAGGGTTATGCCCAGCACACCATCACCCTGGACTCGCTGCGCACACTCACCTACGGGCTCCGCACCAACTACTGGACGGTAAATAATCAGCTTACCATCAGTCCCCGGGTGCAGTATTCCATGATTACCCGCCGCAACCCCAATCTATCCTTCAAGTTTGGGACGGGCGTGTACTACCAGCCGCCGTTCTACCGCGAGCTGCGCGACCAACAAAGCCAGCGCGACGCCAATGGCGTACTGGTATACACCGGGGTACTGAACCCGGAGCTGCGCGCGCAACGCTCCCTGCATTTCATTGCCGGCTCCGACCTGAAGTTTGAGCAGTGGGGGCGTCCGTTCCGCTTCTCCGGTGAGGTGTACTATAAATACCTGACGGATGTGGTGCCTTATGATGTAGACAATGTGCGGCTGCGCTACTTTGCCCGCAACAATGCCACTGCCTACGCCGCCGGAATTGATGCCCGCGTGAGCGGAGAGTTTGTAAAAGGAGCGGAGTCGTGGTTCAGCCTGGGCATTCTAACTACCAAAGAAAACCTGGAGGGCGACTCCATCACGCGCTACGATGCCGATGGAAAAATACTGGGCCGCGATGCAAAAGGCTACATCCGCCGCCCCAGCGACCAGCGCGTAAACCTGGGGATATTCTTCCAGGATCATTTGCCGAATAACCCTTCGGTGAAAGGCTACGTGAACCTGGTATTTGGTTCCGGCTTGCCCTTCAGCCCGCCCGGCTTACCCGAACTTCGCGGAACCACCAAGCTTACGCGCGCCTACCAGCGGGTTGATCTGGGGTTCTCCAAAGCCATTACTATGCATGTGGGCGAAGGCACCCGCCGCGTGGGCCAGCTGGAAAGCCTGTGGCTGGGCCTGGAGGTCCTCAATATTATTGATGCCAATAATGTAGGAGGGTACAACTACATCCAGGACCTTAACGGCCGCACGTATTCGGTGCCGAATTACCTTTCCCGGCGCGTGATTAATGTGCGGGTTATTGCGCGGTTTTGA
- the rpe gene encoding ribulose-phosphate 3-epimerase, translating into MNHSHRPAPLLAPSLLASDFANLQAETERLAHSAADWLHCDVMDGRFVPNISFGIPVLQAIHRHAQQPLDVHLMIEEPQHYLAAFRDAGAANLTVHYEACTHLNRVIQQIKSLGCRAGVALNPHTPVWVLEDIAADLDLVCIMSVNPGFGGQSFIPNTLRKVAALKELLVDCGSRALIEIDGGVTTENATALVQAGADVLVAGSFVFNSPDPIATLAEMREMLTTALTSDLD; encoded by the coding sequence ATGAACCATTCGCACCGCCCGGCACCGCTGCTGGCCCCTTCATTACTCGCTTCAGATTTTGCTAATCTGCAGGCTGAAACCGAACGCCTGGCGCACAGTGCCGCCGACTGGCTGCACTGCGACGTGATGGACGGTCGTTTCGTCCCGAATATCTCCTTCGGCATTCCTGTCCTGCAGGCTATTCATCGGCATGCCCAACAGCCCCTGGATGTGCATCTCATGATAGAAGAGCCCCAGCACTATCTGGCGGCTTTTCGGGATGCCGGCGCCGCCAACCTGACGGTGCATTATGAGGCCTGCACCCACCTGAACCGGGTTATTCAGCAAATCAAAAGCCTGGGCTGCCGGGCCGGCGTAGCGCTTAATCCCCACACGCCGGTGTGGGTGCTGGAAGATATTGCTGCCGATCTGGATCTGGTGTGCATTATGTCGGTAAACCCTGGCTTTGGCGGACAGAGCTTCATCCCCAATACGCTGCGCAAAGTAGCGGCCCTGAAAGAGCTGCTGGTAGATTGCGGCAGCCGCGCCCTGATTGAAATTGATGGCGGCGTAACGACCGAGAATGCCACGGCCCTGGTGCAAGCCGGCGCCGATGTGCTGGTTGCCGGCAGCTTCGTATTCAACTCCCCTGACCCCATAGCCACGCTGGCCGAGATGCGCGAGATGCTGACTACTGCCCTGACTTCCGACCTCGACTAA
- a CDS encoding S8 family serine peptidase, with protein sequence MRAWLLLLLTFGCNVVALGNPPAVAGGTVRKHLVYFRDKAGTPFTTARPEAFLSARALQRRSKQQIAIAPRDLPVAPNYVAQVRAVPGVQLWYTSRWFNAAMISCDSATLARVQALPFINKAETLNRKPQAGARPVLTPVVSTKQATQSRRAEYGLAYAQAAQLDAVTMHEAGYKGEGMQIAVFDAGFPSVDQLEAFKLLFTEKRLGSTFNFVDKSTAVFQRDIHGTSVLSALAANTPGFYVGTAPKATYHLFITEDASSEHPVEEMNWLIAAEYADSVGVDIISSSLGYTTFDAPSVDHTYTDLNGRTAIGTRAATLAARVGMVVLNSAGNDGDKPWRYIDVPADADSVIAVGAVDSLGARAGFSSVGPTSDGRIKPDLMAMGYLTAIIRPSGVAVRGNGTSYACPVLAGMVAGLWQSSPALSAQQVIETLKRSGTQAANPDNERGYGVPSFVRAYQLANPGKRLPSKATGLMVYPNPTASNELFLNIPEELLQKTLRVRVYDARGALVLDRSMPGAGAEMRVRTGVLARGTYTCTVSADSVQRTVRFVRL encoded by the coding sequence ATGCGCGCGTGGCTTCTGCTGCTTCTGACTTTTGGGTGTAATGTCGTGGCCCTGGGTAATCCTCCGGCGGTGGCAGGCGGTACGGTGCGCAAGCATCTGGTGTATTTCCGGGACAAAGCCGGTACGCCCTTTACCACCGCTCGGCCGGAAGCCTTTCTCTCGGCCCGGGCCCTGCAGCGGCGCAGCAAGCAGCAAATTGCCATTGCCCCGCGCGACCTGCCCGTAGCTCCCAACTACGTAGCCCAGGTGCGGGCCGTGCCGGGTGTGCAGCTCTGGTACACTTCGCGGTGGTTTAACGCGGCCATGATCAGCTGCGACTCGGCTACCCTGGCGCGGGTGCAGGCCTTGCCGTTTATTAACAAGGCCGAAACCCTCAACCGTAAACCCCAGGCCGGCGCCCGGCCTGTACTCACCCCGGTAGTTTCAACCAAACAAGCCACCCAAAGCCGCCGCGCCGAGTATGGCCTGGCGTATGCGCAGGCCGCCCAGCTGGATGCCGTTACCATGCATGAGGCCGGTTATAAGGGCGAGGGCATGCAGATAGCGGTTTTCGATGCCGGCTTCCCCAGCGTAGATCAGCTGGAGGCTTTCAAGCTGCTTTTCACGGAAAAGCGCCTCGGCAGCACCTTCAACTTCGTGGATAAAAGCACCGCTGTTTTTCAGCGCGACATCCACGGCACCAGTGTTCTTTCCGCGCTGGCCGCCAATACGCCCGGCTTTTATGTGGGCACCGCGCCCAAGGCCACTTATCATCTCTTCATCACCGAAGATGCCAGCTCCGAGCATCCCGTAGAGGAAATGAACTGGCTGATTGCAGCCGAATATGCCGATTCCGTAGGGGTAGACATCATCAGCTCCTCGCTGGGCTACACCACTTTCGATGCGCCCTCAGTAGACCATACCTATACTGATTTGAACGGCCGCACGGCCATTGGCACCCGCGCCGCCACCCTGGCGGCCCGCGTGGGTATGGTAGTGCTGAACAGCGCCGGCAACGACGGTGACAAGCCCTGGCGCTACATTGATGTGCCGGCGGATGCCGATTCCGTTATTGCCGTGGGAGCCGTGGATTCCCTGGGTGCCCGGGCGGGCTTTAGCTCCGTGGGGCCTACTTCCGATGGTCGCATCAAGCCTGATTTAATGGCTATGGGCTACCTGACGGCTATTATCCGGCCCAGCGGGGTGGCCGTGCGCGGCAATGGCACGTCCTACGCCTGTCCGGTACTGGCGGGCATGGTAGCCGGGTTGTGGCAGTCAAGCCCGGCCCTGAGTGCGCAGCAGGTAATTGAAACGCTGAAGCGCTCGGGCACCCAGGCCGCTAATCCCGACAATGAGCGGGGCTACGGGGTTCCCAGCTTTGTGCGCGCCTATCAGCTGGCCAACCCGGGCAAAAGATTGCCAAGCAAAGCCACCGGCCTGATGGTGTATCCCAACCCCACGGCCAGCAACGAGCTGTTTCTCAACATTCCCGAAGAGCTCCTTCAGAAAACCCTGCGTGTGCGGGTTTATGATGCGCGGGGTGCCCTGGTGCTGGACCGCAGCATGCCCGGCGCCGGCGCCGAAATGCGCGTGCGCACCGGCGTGCTGGCCCGCGGCACCTATACCTGTACGGTCAGCGCAGATTCCGTGCAGCGCACCGTGCGCTTTGTGCGGCTGTAA
- the mnmA gene encoding tRNA 2-thiouridine(34) synthase MnmA → MNTTKGRVLVAMSGGIDSSVAAVLLHEQGYEVVGMTMKTWDYASAGGSKKETGCCSLDSINDARQIAVDLGFPHYIIDIREEFGDFVISNFTDEYLAGRTPNPCVLCNTHIKWDALLRRADQLGCEFIATGHYANVRLENGRYVVSKGIDENKDQSYAIWGVSQESLSRTMFPLGSLRKTEIYDMARERGFTELVNKPESYEICFIPDNDYRGFLRRRVPGLEERVAGGEFVMRDGTVVGKHEGYPFYTIGQRKGLGVALGFPVYVTEIRPETNQVVLGNFDELASTATVVGKLNMGKHASLEGMGLVPSRTKIRYNHDGAPAFLEQIGDKIRVYFEEPVHAVTPGQAAVFYDGNDVLGGGWIERHVMDVVPVATEDIIATS, encoded by the coding sequence ATGAACACAACGAAAGGACGGGTGCTGGTAGCCATGAGCGGCGGCATCGACAGCTCCGTGGCAGCGGTACTGCTGCACGAGCAAGGCTATGAAGTGGTTGGCATGACCATGAAAACCTGGGATTACGCCTCGGCGGGCGGCAGCAAGAAAGAAACCGGCTGCTGCTCCCTGGACAGCATCAACGACGCCCGGCAGATTGCCGTGGACCTGGGCTTCCCCCACTACATTATTGATATTCGCGAAGAATTCGGCGACTTCGTCATCAGCAACTTTACGGATGAATACCTGGCCGGCCGCACGCCCAACCCCTGCGTGCTGTGCAACACCCACATTAAGTGGGATGCCCTGCTGCGCCGCGCCGACCAACTGGGCTGCGAGTTTATTGCCACCGGCCACTATGCCAACGTGCGCCTGGAAAACGGCCGCTATGTGGTAAGCAAGGGCATCGACGAGAACAAAGACCAGAGCTACGCCATCTGGGGTGTTAGTCAGGAGAGCCTGTCGCGCACCATGTTCCCGCTGGGCAGCCTGCGCAAAACCGAAATCTATGACATGGCCCGGGAGCGGGGCTTCACGGAGCTGGTCAACAAGCCCGAGAGCTACGAAATCTGCTTTATTCCCGACAACGACTACCGGGGCTTCCTGCGCCGCCGCGTGCCGGGCCTGGAGGAGCGCGTGGCCGGGGGCGAGTTTGTGATGCGCGACGGAACCGTAGTAGGCAAGCATGAAGGCTATCCGTTCTACACCATTGGCCAGCGCAAAGGGCTGGGTGTAGCCCTGGGCTTCCCGGTATACGTCACAGAAATCCGGCCCGAGACCAACCAGGTGGTATTAGGCAACTTTGATGAGCTGGCCAGCACCGCTACGGTGGTAGGCAAGCTCAACATGGGCAAGCATGCCTCCCTGGAAGGGATGGGCCTGGTGCCGAGCCGTACCAAAATCCGCTATAACCATGACGGCGCGCCGGCATTTTTAGAACAGATTGGTGATAAAATTCGAGTATATTTCGAAGAACCCGTTCATGCGGTAACTCCCGGGCAAGCTGCCGTTTTCTATGATGGCAATGATGTGCTGGGCGGCGGCTGGATAGAACGGCATGTTATGGATGTGGTGCCCGTTGCCACAGAAGATATTATAGCTACCTCATGA
- a CDS encoding maleylpyruvate isomerase N-terminal domain-containing protein, translated as MAPLHTVHLLPLLDEKLLTLLRSLKPEDWERPTLAPAWRVRDVALHLLDGNLRTLSMLRDGYFGQAPASGSYADVVTFLNQLNADWVAAGQRLSPAVITWLLALSGPEYNQYLASLDPQAPAVFSVAWAGEEQSANWFHTAREYTEKWHHQQQIRQAVGQEAALLTAELYYPFLDTCLRALPHHYRNTEAGEGATVLITVTGEGGGHWQLRRLSQAWKLEAPGNAQPPTTHITLAGAVAWRLFTNSLPRTLAESHVHTSGEARLAEPLFSLLTVMA; from the coding sequence ATGGCTCCCCTCCACACCGTGCACTTGCTGCCCCTGCTCGACGAAAAGCTGCTCACGCTGCTGCGCAGTCTGAAGCCCGAGGACTGGGAACGGCCTACCTTGGCCCCGGCCTGGCGCGTGCGCGACGTGGCGCTGCACCTGCTGGATGGCAACCTGCGCACGCTCTCCATGCTGCGCGACGGCTATTTCGGGCAGGCGCCGGCCAGTGGGAGCTATGCCGATGTAGTTACTTTTCTGAATCAGCTGAACGCCGACTGGGTGGCCGCCGGCCAGCGCCTGAGTCCGGCGGTTATTACCTGGCTGCTGGCGCTTTCCGGCCCCGAGTACAATCAGTACCTAGCCTCGCTGGATCCCCAGGCGCCAGCGGTATTTTCCGTGGCCTGGGCCGGGGAAGAGCAGTCGGCCAACTGGTTTCACACGGCGCGCGAGTACACCGAGAAGTGGCATCATCAGCAGCAAATACGGCAGGCCGTGGGGCAGGAGGCTGCCTTACTCACCGCTGAATTATACTATCCTTTTCTGGATACCTGCCTGCGGGCGCTACCGCATCATTACCGCAATACAGAAGCGGGAGAAGGTGCTACCGTCTTGATTACGGTAACGGGAGAAGGCGGCGGGCACTGGCAGCTGCGCCGGCTGTCCCAAGCGTGGAAGCTGGAAGCACCTGGCAATGCCCAGCCGCCTACCACGCACATTACGCTGGCTGGCGCCGTGGCCTGGCGGCTCTTTACCAATAGTCTGCCGCGCACTCTTGCTGAGTCGCACGTGCACACCTCCGGCGAGGCACGCCTGGCCGAGCCGCTCTTTAGCCTGTTAACGGTTATGGCCTAA
- the trmB gene encoding tRNA (guanosine(46)-N7)-methyltransferase TrmB yields MSRIKLVRFAENATRAEIVEPGKETYLQLAGQWNEAFFPASQPITLEMGCGKGEYTVGLAQRYPERNFLGLDIKGERIWRGSTRARDLGLTNVGFLRTQAQTLTEHFAPGELSEIWITFPDPRPRDRDIKRRLTAPRYLNLYQEVLRPGGLVHLKTDSEALYDYTLETVLARPGATILAQTKDLYATPELLPHAEDIQTHFEGRYRASNIPIKYLQFRLS; encoded by the coding sequence GTGAGTAGAATCAAACTAGTACGCTTCGCTGAAAATGCTACCCGCGCCGAAATTGTGGAGCCGGGGAAGGAAACCTACCTGCAACTGGCCGGCCAGTGGAACGAGGCCTTTTTCCCCGCCAGCCAACCTATTACCCTGGAAATGGGTTGCGGCAAAGGCGAGTACACCGTTGGCCTGGCCCAGCGCTACCCGGAGCGCAATTTTCTGGGGCTCGATATAAAGGGAGAAAGAATATGGCGCGGCAGCACCCGCGCCCGCGACCTGGGCCTGACGAACGTGGGCTTCCTGCGCACCCAGGCCCAAACCCTGACCGAGCATTTTGCGCCCGGCGAGCTAAGTGAAATATGGATAACGTTTCCTGACCCGCGGCCGCGCGACCGGGATATTAAGCGCCGGCTTACCGCCCCGCGCTACCTGAATCTGTATCAGGAGGTGCTGCGCCCGGGTGGCCTGGTGCACCTTAAAACGGACAGCGAGGCCTTGTATGATTACACTCTGGAAACCGTGCTGGCCCGCCCCGGGGCTACCATCCTGGCCCAAACCAAGGACCTGTATGCCACGCCCGAGCTTCTGCCGCACGCGGAGGATATTCAGACGCACTTTGAAGGCCGGTACCGTGCCAGCAATATCCCCATCAAATACCTGCAATTCCGGCTTAGCTAA
- a CDS encoding bifunctional folylpolyglutamate synthase/dihydrofolate synthase, producing the protein MDYQETLAYLYAQLPMFQRVGAAAITKNLANTEALAAALGNPERKFRSVHVAGTNGKGSSSNWLAAVLQAAGYKVGLYTSPHLREFTERIKINGQDLTPEYLVQWVARWKPLFEHIKPSFFEMTVALAYEYFADEQVDIAIIEVGLGGRLDSTNIITPLVSLITNISFDHQALLGNTLPEIAAEKAGIIKPGVPVVISQTQPEVRAVFEQYASAVQAPLVFADEVYRVETIGETPADAEEQLVRVQKMGEPARELTIGLVGDYQRYNLPGVLAVVDQLREQGFQITEEALQEGLRNVRRLTGFRGRWQILGQRPLVVCDTGHNEAGIRSVVAQLRRLSYHRLHIVLGTVADKDVAAMLALLPKEAIYYFCQAAIPRALPAAELSTLAAGVGLSGGVFGSVMQAVQAARAAAGPDDVVFIGGSTFVVAEIDDLFA; encoded by the coding sequence ATGGATTATCAGGAAACGCTGGCCTATTTATACGCTCAGTTACCCATGTTTCAGCGGGTAGGCGCCGCGGCCATCACCAAAAATCTGGCTAACACTGAGGCGCTGGCCGCCGCCTTGGGCAACCCGGAGCGGAAATTTCGCTCGGTGCATGTGGCTGGTACCAATGGCAAGGGCAGCTCCTCTAACTGGCTGGCGGCCGTGCTGCAGGCCGCAGGCTACAAGGTGGGCCTGTACACCTCGCCGCATTTGCGTGAGTTTACGGAGCGCATCAAAATCAACGGGCAGGACCTTACGCCGGAGTACCTGGTGCAATGGGTGGCCCGTTGGAAGCCGCTGTTTGAGCACATTAAGCCGTCGTTCTTTGAAATGACGGTAGCATTGGCCTACGAGTATTTTGCCGATGAGCAGGTAGATATTGCCATCATCGAAGTAGGGCTGGGTGGCCGGCTAGACTCTACAAATATCATCACGCCGCTGGTGTCGCTCATTACCAATATCAGCTTCGACCACCAGGCACTGCTGGGCAATACCCTGCCGGAAATTGCGGCCGAAAAGGCCGGCATCATCAAGCCAGGGGTACCGGTGGTTATCAGCCAGACCCAGCCGGAAGTGCGGGCCGTGTTTGAGCAATACGCCTCGGCCGTGCAGGCGCCCCTGGTTTTTGCCGATGAAGTTTATCGGGTGGAGACAATAGGTGAAACGCCGGCCGATGCGGAAGAACAACTGGTGCGGGTACAAAAGATGGGTGAGCCAGCCCGGGAGTTAACCATAGGTCTGGTTGGCGACTACCAGCGTTACAACCTGCCCGGCGTGTTGGCCGTCGTGGACCAACTGCGGGAACAAGGTTTTCAGATTACTGAGGAGGCGCTGCAGGAAGGGCTGCGTAATGTACGGCGCCTGACCGGGTTCCGGGGCCGCTGGCAGATTCTGGGACAACGCCCGCTGGTGGTCTGTGATACGGGCCATAACGAAGCCGGCATTCGCTCAGTAGTGGCTCAGCTGCGCCGCTTAAGCTACCACCGGCTGCACATAGTACTGGGCACGGTAGCGGATAAAGATGTAGCTGCCATGCTGGCATTATTGCCCAAGGAGGCTATCTACTATTTTTGCCAGGCGGCCATTCCCCGAGCTTTGCCAGCCGCCGAGCTTTCCACGCTGGCTGCGGGAGTGGGGCTTTCAGGGGGAGTATTTGGATCGGTGATGCAGGCGGTGCAGGCTGCGCGCGCTGCGGCCGGGCCCGATGATGTGGTCTTTATTGGCGGCAGTACCTTTGTGGTAGCGGAGATTGACGACTTGTTTGCCTGA
- a CDS encoding ExbD/TolR family protein, producing the protein MDLSRRRKLSSHVETSSMNDIMFFLMLFFLIVSTMVNPNVIKLMLPNARSGKAVMKQTINISVDAQGQYFLDRQPVTSATLEQALAQRIAGLDKSIEPTVVLRVDSSLNVQKLVDILEIGNRLKVKMVMATQAQQSGGK; encoded by the coding sequence ATGGATTTAAGCCGGCGCCGTAAGCTTTCCTCGCACGTCGAGACCAGCTCGATGAACGACATCATGTTCTTCCTGATGCTGTTCTTTTTGATTGTGAGCACCATGGTGAACCCCAATGTGATTAAGCTGATGCTGCCCAATGCCCGCTCCGGCAAGGCAGTAATGAAGCAGACCATCAACATTTCGGTGGATGCCCAGGGCCAGTATTTCCTGGACCGCCAGCCCGTTACTTCAGCCACCCTGGAGCAGGCCCTGGCCCAGCGCATTGCCGGCCTCGATAAAAGCATTGAGCCCACCGTTGTTCTGCGTGTGGATTCTTCCCTGAATGTGCAGAAGCTGGTCGATATTCTGGAAATCGGGAATCGACTTAAAGTGAAAATGGTGATGGCCACCCAAGCCCAGCAAAGTGGCGGCAAGTAA